In Cryptomeria japonica chromosome 5, Sugi_1.0, whole genome shotgun sequence, the genomic window ATATTTCCCGAGAGATGAAACATGTCTAATACATAAGCATGAAGCAATGACGCAATGATACAAGCCATTGTGTACAGTTAAAAATGGTTCTAGCATCAAGATATATTGTATAAAATGAAATCCAATAACTAAGTTACAGTAGAAATTCATCGGATACTTGATACCAACATACACAATAAAAATTCAGGCGCAGTTTAGTCAAATAGATTTAACATAAGTTACATCAGAACAACaaccaatcaaagaagaaataatAACTGCAACTTCTAAGATATGGCTGCATCCATTTGTTTATCTGAAGCATTCCTTGGTTGAAGGAATACCACCTAATcaatgcatgaaaagaaaaaatTTCAACCAAAACTAGAAGAGATTACCTGCAGCTTTTTTTAGGAGAACTGAGGCTGGAGGAGTCTTCAGAATGAAGGTGAAGCTCTTATCCTGTGTCAAGCACGATCAACCATTATATTTGCAAAATGTTTAAAACAACAGTAAATAAGCAAGTTTCTATGAATAGGAAATCCTGATATCTCCCAATATATCCATCAATAGTGCCAGAGCCTAAGTTCTGCATGCAAGTGCAATCAGTCGTGGGGGTTAAAGACTCAAGGCAACAGCTGACAATGGCAGGCTACCACTCTGGACAAAAATCTACTTAAGCTCCAAAAATGTGTCCATTTTTACCTTGTATGAGCAACACGGGAAATATGGGagcaaaacaaaaagacaaattacGAAATATACAAGAAAAATgcttatataatataaaaaatataattattgatcaaaaaaaatataaaaaaataaaattaattgaaaacaaatgcaCCCAGGATAGAAAACTCTTCTTGTCAATAATATTtgagattaaaaaaaatgattgaaCATCTTGTCTGAAAGCTGAAACTTAATTGTAAGAGACTCAGTGAGAGACCCCAAGGTCCAACACCAAAAAGTAGTTAGTAAAACTATAAACAAACGAACATACGTGTGAGTAGATATTTTTCCCAAGAATTGATTGTCTTGTGTTTCTTTTGATTTAGATTACatttgaaaaacaaaatgaaatacaaAAGTCACCATTGATAAATGAATTGAAATAAGGAATAACTTTTAGTGAGTGTAGTGAAACAAATTTTAAATGCAGACAATCTAAGATAACTGAAAAAATCTTAATATCTGGCGATTCTCAGCTGCAGCAAAGAAAATATGCACATACATGCTGCCTAGTTAAAATAGCCAAGATTGGGAAAATATGTAATTTAACATTGGAGATGTATCAAGGGGTCCATATAGCACCACCAATCAATTTTTCATGGTTTCTTCCATAATCAGTAAAATCAAGAATAGGGAGGGTATTCTGGATGGAGAAGGAAGCAGCTGACTGATACAAATATCAGCAAAGCTGGATAGCTGACATTTTAATTCAGTGctgctatttatttttcctttttctacTACTAACTGATAACTTCTGATTTGGTTTTATTGAGCCGGTGTGGCTTGGGTTTCAAACACCAACCCGTGCATATTAGGATGTTAGAGCTTATAGCTTGGCTGCTGTAAAAAATTCTCCATCTGGACACACACATTGGTCCCTGGAGGCCAGGTGTTCCCACTGACCAGGGATTAATCTTGATCGCACATGAAATAAACCAGCCTTGCAAATAATGAAAACCCAACAGTTTCACCTCTGTTTTTCCAGAAGGAGCGTTTGCCATAATGGATTAAACTATAGCTCTGAAacccaaaagaaataaaaaacctGAATTCAAATTATGATAGAATTTATGACATGAGTTTGAAAAGAAAACCATGAAGTTCAATACTCACATCAAATATTGTAATTTCAACAGGAATGACATATCCAGCCTTGTCTGAGGTCTTGGCATTGTACTCCTTGCAAAAGGCCATGATGTTTACACCTTTGGATCCCAATGCTGGACCGACAGGGGGAGCTGGAGTTGCCTTACCAGCATCTAGTGCCAACTTTATCACCCCAATCACTGTTTACAATCAAGGCACAAATTTATCGCTTAAGCATTCTGATTACCAACAGCAAAcccaaaaatattattattaataagctgagaaaaatgatgaaaaatggtaCCCAGAATACTCAAAAGAGCAAGTGAAACAAGCATATCCCCAAAAACTATGATTAAAATCATTATAGAAAAATACCAGCCAAGGGTATTTCTTttctgaaaaaagaaaaaaaattacagGGAAACCAAGAAAACTGGTACTCTATTGACATAATCAAAAGACATATATTTCGAAATGTAATTCAAAATTGTTACTATAAAGTTGtttcattgttttgaaaaaaatcACAAAGGAAACAAAGAAAACTGGTACTCCATTGAAATACCCACAAGACACAATTGACTGGACAGAGCAAACTCCTTGTTTACCACACAGAGGTGAGCCTGTTGGGATTTTACCCTTCGTAGGGCTTTGGTGATTCCCCTAATTGAGTGCAATTCACAGGATCACCTGGCTTGTCTGCAAATGTGACCAGTGTGTGACCTTTGTTGGAGAACTCCAACATCCAAGATCGAACCCAGGCAGCTAACAAAAACAAAGCGTATTTGAACCCTGAGGCTCACAAGctcaaaatctaaaattaaatgactaaAAAAATACTATCCAATGactgtattttaaatttgaaaaacaaataatCACAAGGAAAACCAGGAAAAATGACGCTCTAATGGCATGCCTCCAAGACATATGACTACCCAGGGGTGTTTTTATTGCAAGAGCCAAAGAAAAATATTACTAAGAAACCACAAAACTGGTAGCCCATAACACAAAGGATAAAATGAACATAAAACATTCCTGAACAGTGTTTTAAatgttaaaagagaaaaaaaaaatcacaaggaAACCATGAAAACTGGTGTTCCAGTGACAAACCCAAGACAGAAGATTGAAAATTGTTATCTAACAGGtgtttttaatatttattgttaaaAAATAGAAAATGGTCACCTATATAGTATAAACATACGCACAACACATTGATTTTAACTGAAAACATGACCCAAAAATTACAATATTTTTGTTGTCAAAACAAAACAGTGAAATCACGATAAAAGTTAAAAAACAATGAAGCTGATGCGCCATTAAAAACAATGAAGCTGATACGCCCCATTGACATATGTGCCACACATGATTAAGTAAATGATTGATAAATATTATCCAAAGACTATTTTTTATTGTTGCTAATCAGAAACTGGTTCTCCATTGGCATACCCAAAACACATATAATTGAGAACATGATTGAAAAATGTTACCCAAGAATGGTTTGATTGTATATAAGGAAAAAAGTTTCTCCATTAGCATACCCATAACGCATAGAATTGAACATATGGTTGACGGACACTATCCAATAGTGCTTTTCTAGTAGAAGAACAAATCAATAACATCACAACGCACACGCATAACACACAATCGAAAAGTGCAATCCAAGTGGCATTTTTATTGTAAAAAACAATAAAATCACTGATTGTAGTACACTGTTGAATATTCACAGCACATTTGTTTGAAAGCATGATTGACAAATGTTACccagaaatgttttaattgtaaaaataaaattacaagccGCCCCAGTGAAACTAGTATTATTAAGATGCCCACAACACATATCATTGAAAATTATTGTCGAACGGATGTTTTTGTTGCTAGAAGAAATAGAAACTGATTCTCCTTTGGCATACCCACAACATATTGAAACATATTGAATTGAGCACACAATTTAAAATAGTGCAATTGTTGTAAAagaatcaaaaaaatcatatgtaAACCACTGAAACTGGTGCCTCGTCGAATACCAAAATACATTGTCTTTTAATCTTATAAAAAACAGAAACTGATAATCATTTGACATGTTCaaaacacacatttcaaaattATTACTAAAGAAAGTTTTCATTGCCACGAACATCAAATGCAATTACAAAGAAACAACTAAAATTTAGTACTGTATTGGCAACGCCATAGCACATGCAACtgaaaacatgaaataaaaaatgcaatttaaaaaaaCTCAAAGAGCGGTATAGAATTGCCTAATCAATCAAACCGGTCCTCAATTGACATACCCACAACAAGTATGAATGATAGCATGAACTGAAATTGGTAATAGAAATTAAAAACCATACACCCATTCTAAGATTACCTTGATACTGGAACTCCTACTCTATGGATAAACCCGCACAAGTACGACTCAAAACATGaattaaaaatgatttttgatACCCAATAAATTAAAAGACGTTCCAAGATTACCTTTTTTCGCCTTTCCAGGTTGTTTTAGAGGAGCAGCCATGGCTgtgattttgaatattttttgtctTCGAGACCATGTTGTTGACAGCGGTTGGAAAACCAGTTGAGAAGTCTGATACGTTttgaaagaagaagatgatgagagAGCTGTGTGTAAAGGGCATGAGAATAGTCTTGTAGAAGAATGCAAATGGAGTGGAGAAGAGTGTGACGATTTCACAAAGGAGAATGATGAAGCCATGATTTAGAAGAAGAGAGCCGACACAACTAAAGGCGTTGAAGATGATGGATAAGGGAAGCTACATTTTATAGCTCTGATTTATTGTGGGCAGATGGTGTGTGTCCTCGGGGCATTTTTGGTTTTAACATTGTGCAATTTTAGagtgattcatttgttatacctgcCTGAAGCATATATATTGTAATGAAAATTATTTTACTTCTTATTTCTGGTTTAATaagaaatgtgttttttttttgttttgttttttttatgttAAAAGATGGGAAAGTAATATGTTAATAGATTGGAGATATTTTATAATATAGTAATGATAATTAATTTAATATCGAAaagtaatgattaaatttatttaaatttttttcccaCCATACTAAATCTTAAAATTTCATATGATTcaaagttaattttaatgttaaaagaAAGCATGAAGTACTAAAATTATTGTTAGTGTTGTAGGGATCGGGAGATTTTATGTATACACAAAATGTTGGACTCATTCAACTAGGTTTGAGTAGATATTTCCtttaatttgttgattttatgataTTTAATTTTGTGCTTTATAGTTACGAAGTGTTTTAATCTACTTGTAACAGTTTTATCATTAAAGTTGTTGCCACTTTCTACTTATgtgttaattaattttattaaaaaaaagtcaTAATTTTAGGGTGCATCAATTCATCCCTAAAAGATGCTACAACAATGGTGATACCCAAAAGTGCAAACACCAACATTATATACAATACAGTGGAGATAAATGTACAGGCAAACCTATAATGTAAGGCTCTAGGCATTTTCTCGGCATCGTTTATCCAACATTGAGGATGCTCCGTCATATAGATGGTGCCTATGGACCATAAGCCTAGTTAAATGCCACTAATTACTAGTGCATTTTTGTTATATATAAActttgagagatatccttctcaaggcaCTTATTGCACTTTTATGTGAGAAATTGATATTTTTTAAAGGCACCTCAAGTAGGATATCTCTTAGCGTTTTTGATATATTGGTAAATGCATATTTGGTAACTTAGGACTCACGATGCAACAAGTGAgacattaaatgaattaaatttaggTTTAGGGTTGGGAATAGGGTTAAGGTCATGGTTATGGTAAGGATCAAGATTAGGGTTAGGGCTTgggttagggctagggctagggctaaggTTAGATATATAATTAGGGTTACCAGTACGGttattgttaaggttagggtttgggTTTGGGTTAGAGT contains:
- the LOC131045797 gene encoding uncharacterized protein LOC131045797, with translation MASSFSFVKSSHSSPLHLHSSTRLFSCPLHTALSSSSSFKTYQTSQLVFQPLSTTWSRRQKIFKITAMAAPLKQPGKAKKVIGVIKLALDAGKATPAPPVGPALGSKGVNIMAFCKEYNAKTSDKAGYVIPVEITIFDDKSFTFILKTPPASVLLKKAAGVEKGSSDPVNEKVGKITIEQLRAIAVEKLPDLNCSTVETAMRVIAGTAGNMGIDIDPPILQRKKKEIE